One genomic region from Ovis canadensis isolate MfBH-ARS-UI-01 breed Bighorn chromosome 24, ARS-UI_OviCan_v2, whole genome shotgun sequence encodes:
- the BRAT1 gene encoding BRCA1-associated ATM activator 1 isoform X4, whose amino-acid sequence MDPECARLLPALCAVLADPRQPVADDTCLEKLLDWFKAVTGAGSSLLLLQEHPCLVELLFHVLKPQDLSSRILSFALRLAGIFAAQENCFQFLQQGELLPGLFGEPGPLGAAAWAAPSVRSGWIQGLHSLAQHPSALRFLADSGAVDTIFSLQGDPSLFVASAAGQLLVRVLDLALRGPAEGHVCPQAWDWPACARKVVCHLEDCLRSEAAPRVTQALHVLTTTFGHCHGLWTQGLWARLSPLVARLLEKDPVPAPHALVDLLLSVARSSVLSSDPGLWETAAQALSRLSPTQAGPLAAGILKLQDCPQALRIQAFRILLQPLAHVLEAAAQAPGTPRLLEGAAGDLMAVDKFPPSRSACVGLLCSALAHLELLQPLPQRPSPWPQAPLLAAAVTILRFCNGSAAPSSEAGSRLCAMLVGCVRVQRAALDFLGVLSQGLGPQELVTQVFAILLEYLVSPDSSPTVLKKAFQATLRWLLSSATPPGCCDLEPYAQLVLGELLAVLQKRLCSPCWEVRDSGLEFLTQMTRRWGGQGSFRQALLGSEVPELTRQLLQDPESYVRASAVAAVGQLSSWGLLAAPSSPEHPDVPQTPLEELLLVLTTDSEGFPRRAVMRVFTEWLRDGYADVAKDPEQSVAPVLQAASRDLDWEVRVQGLELALVFLEQLLGPRGPSTAAPPGALTQALQALCRVQLFEFAFRSLFDCDRPVAQKSCDLLLFLKAKATPSGSQQEVGDGPNVASMEAALRRWQAGEQGQPLGELAPEAVLAVLRSMDLEALRDTLAESSDHVERSPQSLLQDMLATVGVLGDNEADCY is encoded by the exons ATGGACCCAGAGTGCGCCCGGCTCCTCCCGGCTCTCTGTGCTGTCCTGGCAGACCCCAGGCAGCCGGTGGCAGATGACACTTGTTTGGAGAAGCTGCTGGACTGGTTTAAGGCAGTCACTGGAGCAG GGTCCAGTCTCCTATTACTGCAGGAACACCCCTGCCTGGTAGAGCTGCTGTTCCATGTGCTGAAACCCCAGGATCTGAGTTCCAGAATCCTGTCCTTCGCACTCCGCCTCGCAGGGATCTTTGCAGCCCAGGAGAACTGCTTCCAGTTCCTCCAG CAGGGGGAGCTGCTGCCCGGGCTGTTCGGGGAGCCGGGCCCCCTCGGGGCAGCGGCCTGGGCGGCCCCCTCCGTGCGCAGCGGCTGGATCCAAGGTCTGCACTCTCTGGCGCAGCACCCCAGTGCCTTGCGCTTCCTTGCCGACTCGG GTGCTGTTGACACCATCTTCTCCCTGCAGGGAGATCCCAGCCTGTTTGTGGCCTCCGCCGCCGGGCAGCTCCTGGTGCGTGTCCTGGACTTGGCCCTGCGCGGGCCCGCTGAGGGGCACGTCTGCCCACAGGCCTGGGACTGGCCGGCCTGTGCCCGGAAGGTCGTGTGTCACCTCGAAGACTGCCTGCGCTCCGAGGCCGCCCCGCGGGTCACGCAGGCCCTGCACGTCCTGACCACCACGTTCGGGCACTGCCACGGCCTCTGGACGCAGGGCCTTTGGGCGCGGCTGAGCCCCCTCGTGGCCCGCCTGCTCGAGAAGGACCCGGTGCCGGCCCCGCACGCGCTTGTGGATCTCCTCCTCAGCGTGGCCCG CTCTTCTGTGCTGAGCTCTGACCCTGGCCTGTGGGAGACCGCAGCACAGGCCCTCAGCCGCCTGAGCCCCACGCAGGCAGGGCCTCTGGCCGCGGGGATCCTGAAACTGCAGGACTG TCCCCAGGCGCTGAGGATCCAGGCTTTCCGcatcctcctccagcccctggcccaTGTCCTGGAAGCCGCTGCTCAGGCCCCCGGAACGCCAC GCTTGCTGGAGGGGGCCGCAGGCGACCTGATGGCCGTGGACAAGTTCCCGCCCTCCAGGTCGGCGTGCGTGGGTCTCCTGTGCAGCGCCCTGGCCCACCTGGAGCTGCTGCAGCCCCTG ccccagcgCCCCTCGCCCTGGCCCCAGGCGCCCCTGCTTGCCGCTGCGGTGACGATACTGCGATTCTGCAATGGCTCAGCAGCCCCCAGCTCTGAGGCAGGCAGCCGCCTGTGCGCGATGCTGGTGGGCTGTGTCCGCGTCCAGCGAGCTGCCCTGGATTTCCTAGGGGTCCTGTCTCAGGGACTGG gcccccaggagttggtgacgcaGGTGTTTGCCATCCTGCTGGAGTACCTCGTGAGCCCCGACTCCAGCCCCACG GTTCTGAAGAAGGCCTTCCAGGCCACACTCCGCTGGCTCCTGAGCTCAGCCACACCTCCCGGCTGCTGTGACCTGGAGCCCTACGCCCAGCTGGTCCTCGGAG AGCTGCTCGCCGTGCTACAGAAGCGCCTGTGCAGCCCCTGCTGGGAGGTGAGGGACTCGGGCCTCGAGTTCCTGACCCAGATGACCAGACGCTGGGGAG GGCAGGGCAGCTTCAGACAGGCGCTGCTAGGCTCGGAGGTGCCCGAGCTCACCAGGCAGCTCCTGCAAGACCCTGAGAGCTACGTCCGTGCAAGCGCAGTGGCCGCCGTGGGGCAGCTGTCCAGCTGGGGGCTGCTCGCTGCCccctccagccctgagcacccagaCGTCCCGCAG ACCCCACTCGAGGAGCTTCTGCTCGTCCTGACCACAGACTCAGAGGGGTTCCCCCGGCGGGCCGTCATGCGGGTCTTCACCGAGTGGCTGCGGGACGGCTACGCAGACGTGGCTAAGGACCCGGAGCAGTCCGTGGCCCCGGTGCTGCAGGCGGCGAGCAGGGACCTGGACTGGGAGGTGCGCGTCCAGGGCCTGGAGCTGGCACTGGTGTTTCTggagcagctgctgggcccccgcGGCCCCTCCACGGCGGCCCCGCCCGGCGCACTGACCCAGGCCCTGCAGGCCCTCTGCCGGGTCCAGCTCTTCGAGTTCGCCTTCCGGTCCTTGTTTGACTGTGACCGCCCCGTGGCCCAGAAGTCCTGtgacctcctcctcttcctgaagGCCAAGGCCACTCCCTCCGGCAGCCAGCAGGAGGTGGGAGACGGTCCCAACGTGGCCTCCATGGAGGCCGCCCTGCGGAGGTGGCAGGCCGGTGAACAGGGTCAGCCCCTGGGGGAGCTGGCGCCCGAGGCTGTCCTGGCTGTGCTGAGGTCCATGGACCTGGAGGCCCTTCGAGACACCCTGGCTGAGAGCAGTGACCACGTGGAGAGGAGCCCCCAGTCCCTCCTGCAGGACATGCTGGCCACCGTGGGCGTCCTGGGAGACAATGAGGCCGACTGCTACTGA
- the BRAT1 gene encoding BRCA1-associated ATM activator 1 isoform X2, producing the protein MDPECARLLPALCAVLADPRQPVADDTCLEKLLDWFKAVTGAGSSLLLLQEHPCLVELLFHVLKPQDLSSRILSFALRLAGIFAAQENCFQFLQQGELLPGLFGEPGPLGAAAWAAPSVRSGWIQGLHSLAQHPSALRFLADSGAVDTIFSLQGDPSLFVASAAGQLLVRVLDLALRGPAEGHVCPQAWDWPACARKVVCHLEDCLRSEAAPRVTQALHVLTTTFGHCHGLWTQGLWARLSPLVARLLEKDPVPAPHALVDLLLSVARSGPRAQLPGGGRGCRSFPSRSQGGRHTRGRSSLASHEGCLESGEPLRGSESPHTGNDLWVGHTQHHGHSCPLGMVWAGRGSNAGFWGLLCSSSVLSSDPGLWETAAQALSRLSPTQAGPLAAGILKLQDCPQALRIQAFRILLQPLAHVLEAAAQAPGTPRLLEGAAGDLMAVDKFPPSRSACVGLLCSALAHLELLQPLPQRPSPWPQAPLLAAAVTILRFCNGSAAPSSEAGSRLCAMLVGCVRVQRAALDFLGVLSQGLGPQELVTQVFAILLEYLVSPDSSPTVLKKAFQATLRWLLSSATPPGCCDLEPYAQLVLGELLAVLQKRLCSPCWEVRDSGLEFLTQMTRRWGGQGSFRQALLGSEVPELTRQLLQDPESYVRASAVAAVGQLSSWGLLAAPSSPEHPDVPQTPLEELLLVLTTDSEGFPRRAVMRVFTEWLRDGYADVAKDPEQSVAPVLQAASRDLDWEVRVQGLELALVFLEQLLGPRGPSTAAPPGALTQALQALCRVQLFEFAFRSLFDCDRPVAQKSCDLLLFLKAKATPSGSQQEVGDGPNVASMEAALRRWQAGEQGQPLGELAPEAVLAVLRSMDLEALRDTLAESSDHVERSPQSLLQDMLATVGVLGDNEADCY; encoded by the exons ATGGACCCAGAGTGCGCCCGGCTCCTCCCGGCTCTCTGTGCTGTCCTGGCAGACCCCAGGCAGCCGGTGGCAGATGACACTTGTTTGGAGAAGCTGCTGGACTGGTTTAAGGCAGTCACTGGAGCAG GGTCCAGTCTCCTATTACTGCAGGAACACCCCTGCCTGGTAGAGCTGCTGTTCCATGTGCTGAAACCCCAGGATCTGAGTTCCAGAATCCTGTCCTTCGCACTCCGCCTCGCAGGGATCTTTGCAGCCCAGGAGAACTGCTTCCAGTTCCTCCAG CAGGGGGAGCTGCTGCCCGGGCTGTTCGGGGAGCCGGGCCCCCTCGGGGCAGCGGCCTGGGCGGCCCCCTCCGTGCGCAGCGGCTGGATCCAAGGTCTGCACTCTCTGGCGCAGCACCCCAGTGCCTTGCGCTTCCTTGCCGACTCGG GTGCTGTTGACACCATCTTCTCCCTGCAGGGAGATCCCAGCCTGTTTGTGGCCTCCGCCGCCGGGCAGCTCCTGGTGCGTGTCCTGGACTTGGCCCTGCGCGGGCCCGCTGAGGGGCACGTCTGCCCACAGGCCTGGGACTGGCCGGCCTGTGCCCGGAAGGTCGTGTGTCACCTCGAAGACTGCCTGCGCTCCGAGGCCGCCCCGCGGGTCACGCAGGCCCTGCACGTCCTGACCACCACGTTCGGGCACTGCCACGGCCTCTGGACGCAGGGCCTTTGGGCGCGGCTGAGCCCCCTCGTGGCCCGCCTGCTCGAGAAGGACCCGGTGCCGGCCCCGCACGCGCTTGTGGATCTCCTCCTCAGCGTGGCCCGGTCAGGCCCCCGGGCGCAGCTgccgggcggggggagggggtgccGCTCGTTTCCTTCGAGGTCTCAGGGCGGCCGTCACACCCGGGGCCGCAGCTCGTTGGCTTCTCACGAAGGTTGCCTCGAGTCAGGGGAACCCCTCAGGGGGTCTGAAAGCCCGCACACTGGGAACGATCTCTGGGTCGGGCACACCCAGCACCACGGGCACAGCTGCCCACTGGGCATGGTGTGGGCTGGACGGGGCAGTAACGCTGGCTTCTGGGGCCTCCTCTGCAGCTCTTCTGTGCTGAGCTCTGACCCTGGCCTGTGGGAGACCGCAGCACAGGCCCTCAGCCGCCTGAGCCCCACGCAGGCAGGGCCTCTGGCCGCGGGGATCCTGAAACTGCAGGACTG TCCCCAGGCGCTGAGGATCCAGGCTTTCCGcatcctcctccagcccctggcccaTGTCCTGGAAGCCGCTGCTCAGGCCCCCGGAACGCCAC GCTTGCTGGAGGGGGCCGCAGGCGACCTGATGGCCGTGGACAAGTTCCCGCCCTCCAGGTCGGCGTGCGTGGGTCTCCTGTGCAGCGCCCTGGCCCACCTGGAGCTGCTGCAGCCCCTG ccccagcgCCCCTCGCCCTGGCCCCAGGCGCCCCTGCTTGCCGCTGCGGTGACGATACTGCGATTCTGCAATGGCTCAGCAGCCCCCAGCTCTGAGGCAGGCAGCCGCCTGTGCGCGATGCTGGTGGGCTGTGTCCGCGTCCAGCGAGCTGCCCTGGATTTCCTAGGGGTCCTGTCTCAGGGACTGG gcccccaggagttggtgacgcaGGTGTTTGCCATCCTGCTGGAGTACCTCGTGAGCCCCGACTCCAGCCCCACG GTTCTGAAGAAGGCCTTCCAGGCCACACTCCGCTGGCTCCTGAGCTCAGCCACACCTCCCGGCTGCTGTGACCTGGAGCCCTACGCCCAGCTGGTCCTCGGAG AGCTGCTCGCCGTGCTACAGAAGCGCCTGTGCAGCCCCTGCTGGGAGGTGAGGGACTCGGGCCTCGAGTTCCTGACCCAGATGACCAGACGCTGGGGAG GGCAGGGCAGCTTCAGACAGGCGCTGCTAGGCTCGGAGGTGCCCGAGCTCACCAGGCAGCTCCTGCAAGACCCTGAGAGCTACGTCCGTGCAAGCGCAGTGGCCGCCGTGGGGCAGCTGTCCAGCTGGGGGCTGCTCGCTGCCccctccagccctgagcacccagaCGTCCCGCAG ACCCCACTCGAGGAGCTTCTGCTCGTCCTGACCACAGACTCAGAGGGGTTCCCCCGGCGGGCCGTCATGCGGGTCTTCACCGAGTGGCTGCGGGACGGCTACGCAGACGTGGCTAAGGACCCGGAGCAGTCCGTGGCCCCGGTGCTGCAGGCGGCGAGCAGGGACCTGGACTGGGAGGTGCGCGTCCAGGGCCTGGAGCTGGCACTGGTGTTTCTggagcagctgctgggcccccgcGGCCCCTCCACGGCGGCCCCGCCCGGCGCACTGACCCAGGCCCTGCAGGCCCTCTGCCGGGTCCAGCTCTTCGAGTTCGCCTTCCGGTCCTTGTTTGACTGTGACCGCCCCGTGGCCCAGAAGTCCTGtgacctcctcctcttcctgaagGCCAAGGCCACTCCCTCCGGCAGCCAGCAGGAGGTGGGAGACGGTCCCAACGTGGCCTCCATGGAGGCCGCCCTGCGGAGGTGGCAGGCCGGTGAACAGGGTCAGCCCCTGGGGGAGCTGGCGCCCGAGGCTGTCCTGGCTGTGCTGAGGTCCATGGACCTGGAGGCCCTTCGAGACACCCTGGCTGAGAGCAGTGACCACGTGGAGAGGAGCCCCCAGTCCCTCCTGCAGGACATGCTGGCCACCGTGGGCGTCCTGGGAGACAATGAGGCCGACTGCTACTGA
- the BRAT1 gene encoding BRCA1-associated ATM activator 1 isoform X3 — MDPECARLLPALCAVLADPRQPVADDTCLEKLLDWFKAVTGAGSSLLLLQEHPCLVELLFHVLKPQDLSSRILSFALRLAGIFAAQENCFQFLQQGELLPGLFGEPGPLGAAAWAAPSVRSGWIQGLHSLAQHPSALRFLADSGAVDTIFSLQGDPSLFVASAAGQLLVRVLDLALRGPAEGHVCPQAWDWPACARKVVCHLEDCLRSEAAPRVTQALHVLTTTFGHCHGLWTQGLWARLSPLVARLLEKDPVPAPHALVDLLLSVARSSVLSSDPGLWETAAQALSRLSPTQAGPLAAGILKLQDCPQALRIQAFRILLQPLAHVLEAAAQAPGTPRLLEGAAGDLMAVDKFPPSRSACVGLLCSALAHLELLQPLPQRPSPWPQAPLLAAAVTILRFCNGSAAPSSEAGSRLCAMLVGCVRVQRAALDFLGVLSQGLGPQELVTQVFAILLEYLVSPDSSPTVLKKAFQATLRWLLSSATPPGCCDLEPYAQLVLGELLAVLQKRLCSPCWEVRDSGLEFLTQMTRRWGGQGSFRQALLGSEVPELTRQLLQDPESYVRASAVAAVGQLSSWGLLAAPSSPEHPDVPQKTPLEELLLVLTTDSEGFPRRAVMRVFTEWLRDGYADVAKDPEQSVAPVLQAASRDLDWEVRVQGLELALVFLEQLLGPRGPSTAAPPGALTQALQALCRVQLFEFAFRSLFDCDRPVAQKSCDLLLFLKAKATPSGSQQEVGDGPNVASMEAALRRWQAGEQGQPLGELAPEAVLAVLRSMDLEALRDTLAESSDHVERSPQSLLQDMLATVGVLGDNEADCY, encoded by the exons ATGGACCCAGAGTGCGCCCGGCTCCTCCCGGCTCTCTGTGCTGTCCTGGCAGACCCCAGGCAGCCGGTGGCAGATGACACTTGTTTGGAGAAGCTGCTGGACTGGTTTAAGGCAGTCACTGGAGCAG GGTCCAGTCTCCTATTACTGCAGGAACACCCCTGCCTGGTAGAGCTGCTGTTCCATGTGCTGAAACCCCAGGATCTGAGTTCCAGAATCCTGTCCTTCGCACTCCGCCTCGCAGGGATCTTTGCAGCCCAGGAGAACTGCTTCCAGTTCCTCCAG CAGGGGGAGCTGCTGCCCGGGCTGTTCGGGGAGCCGGGCCCCCTCGGGGCAGCGGCCTGGGCGGCCCCCTCCGTGCGCAGCGGCTGGATCCAAGGTCTGCACTCTCTGGCGCAGCACCCCAGTGCCTTGCGCTTCCTTGCCGACTCGG GTGCTGTTGACACCATCTTCTCCCTGCAGGGAGATCCCAGCCTGTTTGTGGCCTCCGCCGCCGGGCAGCTCCTGGTGCGTGTCCTGGACTTGGCCCTGCGCGGGCCCGCTGAGGGGCACGTCTGCCCACAGGCCTGGGACTGGCCGGCCTGTGCCCGGAAGGTCGTGTGTCACCTCGAAGACTGCCTGCGCTCCGAGGCCGCCCCGCGGGTCACGCAGGCCCTGCACGTCCTGACCACCACGTTCGGGCACTGCCACGGCCTCTGGACGCAGGGCCTTTGGGCGCGGCTGAGCCCCCTCGTGGCCCGCCTGCTCGAGAAGGACCCGGTGCCGGCCCCGCACGCGCTTGTGGATCTCCTCCTCAGCGTGGCCCG CTCTTCTGTGCTGAGCTCTGACCCTGGCCTGTGGGAGACCGCAGCACAGGCCCTCAGCCGCCTGAGCCCCACGCAGGCAGGGCCTCTGGCCGCGGGGATCCTGAAACTGCAGGACTG TCCCCAGGCGCTGAGGATCCAGGCTTTCCGcatcctcctccagcccctggcccaTGTCCTGGAAGCCGCTGCTCAGGCCCCCGGAACGCCAC GCTTGCTGGAGGGGGCCGCAGGCGACCTGATGGCCGTGGACAAGTTCCCGCCCTCCAGGTCGGCGTGCGTGGGTCTCCTGTGCAGCGCCCTGGCCCACCTGGAGCTGCTGCAGCCCCTG ccccagcgCCCCTCGCCCTGGCCCCAGGCGCCCCTGCTTGCCGCTGCGGTGACGATACTGCGATTCTGCAATGGCTCAGCAGCCCCCAGCTCTGAGGCAGGCAGCCGCCTGTGCGCGATGCTGGTGGGCTGTGTCCGCGTCCAGCGAGCTGCCCTGGATTTCCTAGGGGTCCTGTCTCAGGGACTGG gcccccaggagttggtgacgcaGGTGTTTGCCATCCTGCTGGAGTACCTCGTGAGCCCCGACTCCAGCCCCACG GTTCTGAAGAAGGCCTTCCAGGCCACACTCCGCTGGCTCCTGAGCTCAGCCACACCTCCCGGCTGCTGTGACCTGGAGCCCTACGCCCAGCTGGTCCTCGGAG AGCTGCTCGCCGTGCTACAGAAGCGCCTGTGCAGCCCCTGCTGGGAGGTGAGGGACTCGGGCCTCGAGTTCCTGACCCAGATGACCAGACGCTGGGGAG GGCAGGGCAGCTTCAGACAGGCGCTGCTAGGCTCGGAGGTGCCCGAGCTCACCAGGCAGCTCCTGCAAGACCCTGAGAGCTACGTCCGTGCAAGCGCAGTGGCCGCCGTGGGGCAGCTGTCCAGCTGGGGGCTGCTCGCTGCCccctccagccctgagcacccagaCGTCCCGCAG AAGACCCCACTCGAGGAGCTTCTGCTCGTCCTGACCACAGACTCAGAGGGGTTCCCCCGGCGGGCCGTCATGCGGGTCTTCACCGAGTGGCTGCGGGACGGCTACGCAGACGTGGCTAAGGACCCGGAGCAGTCCGTGGCCCCGGTGCTGCAGGCGGCGAGCAGGGACCTGGACTGGGAGGTGCGCGTCCAGGGCCTGGAGCTGGCACTGGTGTTTCTggagcagctgctgggcccccgcGGCCCCTCCACGGCGGCCCCGCCCGGCGCACTGACCCAGGCCCTGCAGGCCCTCTGCCGGGTCCAGCTCTTCGAGTTCGCCTTCCGGTCCTTGTTTGACTGTGACCGCCCCGTGGCCCAGAAGTCCTGtgacctcctcctcttcctgaagGCCAAGGCCACTCCCTCCGGCAGCCAGCAGGAGGTGGGAGACGGTCCCAACGTGGCCTCCATGGAGGCCGCCCTGCGGAGGTGGCAGGCCGGTGAACAGGGTCAGCCCCTGGGGGAGCTGGCGCCCGAGGCTGTCCTGGCTGTGCTGAGGTCCATGGACCTGGAGGCCCTTCGAGACACCCTGGCTGAGAGCAGTGACCACGTGGAGAGGAGCCCCCAGTCCCTCCTGCAGGACATGCTGGCCACCGTGGGCGTCCTGGGAGACAATGAGGCCGACTGCTACTGA
- the BRAT1 gene encoding BRCA1-associated ATM activator 1 isoform X1, translating into MDPECARLLPALCAVLADPRQPVADDTCLEKLLDWFKAVTGAGSSLLLLQEHPCLVELLFHVLKPQDLSSRILSFALRLAGIFAAQENCFQFLQQGELLPGLFGEPGPLGAAAWAAPSVRSGWIQGLHSLAQHPSALRFLADSGAVDTIFSLQGDPSLFVASAAGQLLVRVLDLALRGPAEGHVCPQAWDWPACARKVVCHLEDCLRSEAAPRVTQALHVLTTTFGHCHGLWTQGLWARLSPLVARLLEKDPVPAPHALVDLLLSVARSGPRAQLPGGGRGCRSFPSRSQGGRHTRGRSSLASHEGCLESGEPLRGSESPHTGNDLWVGHTQHHGHSCPLGMVWAGRGSNAGFWGLLCSSSVLSSDPGLWETAAQALSRLSPTQAGPLAAGILKLQDCPQALRIQAFRILLQPLAHVLEAAAQAPGTPRLLEGAAGDLMAVDKFPPSRSACVGLLCSALAHLELLQPLPQRPSPWPQAPLLAAAVTILRFCNGSAAPSSEAGSRLCAMLVGCVRVQRAALDFLGVLSQGLGPQELVTQVFAILLEYLVSPDSSPTVLKKAFQATLRWLLSSATPPGCCDLEPYAQLVLGELLAVLQKRLCSPCWEVRDSGLEFLTQMTRRWGGQGSFRQALLGSEVPELTRQLLQDPESYVRASAVAAVGQLSSWGLLAAPSSPEHPDVPQKTPLEELLLVLTTDSEGFPRRAVMRVFTEWLRDGYADVAKDPEQSVAPVLQAASRDLDWEVRVQGLELALVFLEQLLGPRGPSTAAPPGALTQALQALCRVQLFEFAFRSLFDCDRPVAQKSCDLLLFLKAKATPSGSQQEVGDGPNVASMEAALRRWQAGEQGQPLGELAPEAVLAVLRSMDLEALRDTLAESSDHVERSPQSLLQDMLATVGVLGDNEADCY; encoded by the exons ATGGACCCAGAGTGCGCCCGGCTCCTCCCGGCTCTCTGTGCTGTCCTGGCAGACCCCAGGCAGCCGGTGGCAGATGACACTTGTTTGGAGAAGCTGCTGGACTGGTTTAAGGCAGTCACTGGAGCAG GGTCCAGTCTCCTATTACTGCAGGAACACCCCTGCCTGGTAGAGCTGCTGTTCCATGTGCTGAAACCCCAGGATCTGAGTTCCAGAATCCTGTCCTTCGCACTCCGCCTCGCAGGGATCTTTGCAGCCCAGGAGAACTGCTTCCAGTTCCTCCAG CAGGGGGAGCTGCTGCCCGGGCTGTTCGGGGAGCCGGGCCCCCTCGGGGCAGCGGCCTGGGCGGCCCCCTCCGTGCGCAGCGGCTGGATCCAAGGTCTGCACTCTCTGGCGCAGCACCCCAGTGCCTTGCGCTTCCTTGCCGACTCGG GTGCTGTTGACACCATCTTCTCCCTGCAGGGAGATCCCAGCCTGTTTGTGGCCTCCGCCGCCGGGCAGCTCCTGGTGCGTGTCCTGGACTTGGCCCTGCGCGGGCCCGCTGAGGGGCACGTCTGCCCACAGGCCTGGGACTGGCCGGCCTGTGCCCGGAAGGTCGTGTGTCACCTCGAAGACTGCCTGCGCTCCGAGGCCGCCCCGCGGGTCACGCAGGCCCTGCACGTCCTGACCACCACGTTCGGGCACTGCCACGGCCTCTGGACGCAGGGCCTTTGGGCGCGGCTGAGCCCCCTCGTGGCCCGCCTGCTCGAGAAGGACCCGGTGCCGGCCCCGCACGCGCTTGTGGATCTCCTCCTCAGCGTGGCCCGGTCAGGCCCCCGGGCGCAGCTgccgggcggggggagggggtgccGCTCGTTTCCTTCGAGGTCTCAGGGCGGCCGTCACACCCGGGGCCGCAGCTCGTTGGCTTCTCACGAAGGTTGCCTCGAGTCAGGGGAACCCCTCAGGGGGTCTGAAAGCCCGCACACTGGGAACGATCTCTGGGTCGGGCACACCCAGCACCACGGGCACAGCTGCCCACTGGGCATGGTGTGGGCTGGACGGGGCAGTAACGCTGGCTTCTGGGGCCTCCTCTGCAGCTCTTCTGTGCTGAGCTCTGACCCTGGCCTGTGGGAGACCGCAGCACAGGCCCTCAGCCGCCTGAGCCCCACGCAGGCAGGGCCTCTGGCCGCGGGGATCCTGAAACTGCAGGACTG TCCCCAGGCGCTGAGGATCCAGGCTTTCCGcatcctcctccagcccctggcccaTGTCCTGGAAGCCGCTGCTCAGGCCCCCGGAACGCCAC GCTTGCTGGAGGGGGCCGCAGGCGACCTGATGGCCGTGGACAAGTTCCCGCCCTCCAGGTCGGCGTGCGTGGGTCTCCTGTGCAGCGCCCTGGCCCACCTGGAGCTGCTGCAGCCCCTG ccccagcgCCCCTCGCCCTGGCCCCAGGCGCCCCTGCTTGCCGCTGCGGTGACGATACTGCGATTCTGCAATGGCTCAGCAGCCCCCAGCTCTGAGGCAGGCAGCCGCCTGTGCGCGATGCTGGTGGGCTGTGTCCGCGTCCAGCGAGCTGCCCTGGATTTCCTAGGGGTCCTGTCTCAGGGACTGG gcccccaggagttggtgacgcaGGTGTTTGCCATCCTGCTGGAGTACCTCGTGAGCCCCGACTCCAGCCCCACG GTTCTGAAGAAGGCCTTCCAGGCCACACTCCGCTGGCTCCTGAGCTCAGCCACACCTCCCGGCTGCTGTGACCTGGAGCCCTACGCCCAGCTGGTCCTCGGAG AGCTGCTCGCCGTGCTACAGAAGCGCCTGTGCAGCCCCTGCTGGGAGGTGAGGGACTCGGGCCTCGAGTTCCTGACCCAGATGACCAGACGCTGGGGAG GGCAGGGCAGCTTCAGACAGGCGCTGCTAGGCTCGGAGGTGCCCGAGCTCACCAGGCAGCTCCTGCAAGACCCTGAGAGCTACGTCCGTGCAAGCGCAGTGGCCGCCGTGGGGCAGCTGTCCAGCTGGGGGCTGCTCGCTGCCccctccagccctgagcacccagaCGTCCCGCAG AAGACCCCACTCGAGGAGCTTCTGCTCGTCCTGACCACAGACTCAGAGGGGTTCCCCCGGCGGGCCGTCATGCGGGTCTTCACCGAGTGGCTGCGGGACGGCTACGCAGACGTGGCTAAGGACCCGGAGCAGTCCGTGGCCCCGGTGCTGCAGGCGGCGAGCAGGGACCTGGACTGGGAGGTGCGCGTCCAGGGCCTGGAGCTGGCACTGGTGTTTCTggagcagctgctgggcccccgcGGCCCCTCCACGGCGGCCCCGCCCGGCGCACTGACCCAGGCCCTGCAGGCCCTCTGCCGGGTCCAGCTCTTCGAGTTCGCCTTCCGGTCCTTGTTTGACTGTGACCGCCCCGTGGCCCAGAAGTCCTGtgacctcctcctcttcctgaagGCCAAGGCCACTCCCTCCGGCAGCCAGCAGGAGGTGGGAGACGGTCCCAACGTGGCCTCCATGGAGGCCGCCCTGCGGAGGTGGCAGGCCGGTGAACAGGGTCAGCCCCTGGGGGAGCTGGCGCCCGAGGCTGTCCTGGCTGTGCTGAGGTCCATGGACCTGGAGGCCCTTCGAGACACCCTGGCTGAGAGCAGTGACCACGTGGAGAGGAGCCCCCAGTCCCTCCTGCAGGACATGCTGGCCACCGTGGGCGTCCTGGGAGACAATGAGGCCGACTGCTACTGA